TTACAGGGCAATCTGTGATATAATCTGACTAAGAAGATTTGTCTCAGCAGCTGGTGACCTTGACTTCCTCCCTTGTTGAGATCCCAGCAGAGTATTACactggaggtaaaaaaaaaaagaaaagaatggtGACAGCACGACAAGGACAAAGACAGAATATTTGCTCAAACTGAGCAGACAAACTGCTTTTCTTCAatacacactgtctgtgtgagcAAGAACAGTGCGCAGCAAGATCTAAACAATTCCAGCTCTGCCcgagaagcagcagcactaaCAGGAATTTATTACAGCAATTCACACCTTACACAGATAAAAGTACTTGATGATGGCTTAAGCCTAttatgtcttcaggatgaataaGTAAGAGAAAAATGTGTGCAACAGAGGGTGGAAAGCAGGTAATATATCTGAACTGAGCcaaaagcaacacaaaacatAATAGTTTGAACAACATGTTATCTTACCAACAATAAACTTACCAGAGAAGAGGCAATTCAAAGCTTGCAATTGTCTCACTAAGTCATGTTTCCTTCAACAGAAAGGTCCATCTAATGCTGCAGTGAAAAACAGCCTGCTATCCAGACTGGGGAAGGATTCACCTGACTGGGAGCACTGGTGAGGGACGCAGGCAGCACTGGCAGATGCTGAAACGCTTTCCGCAAATATACTCCCATTGTTCCCACCCACTCTGCCACAGCTCCCCTCCCTGCGTTTAACTCGTGGATATTTAGAGAGGGGGGGAAAACTAACAGAACAATCAAGGCAGCTGTCATTCGTAGCAGTTACCTTCGAAAGTCAGATGCCTGCGCAGACAGAGACGGCAtgcctcttcctcatcctcttcttctgcctccCCGGACGGAGACTCCCCTTTTCTCCGGCGCTTCAACTTTCCATCTAACCTGACGCTGTACGTCCTTTACTTTGTGTAGTTAGACCGTTATCCGCACGCACCCATCCTCGTCCAAAAAGTACTGAATTCAACTATCCCGTCTTGCTTGTCATCCACCTCCAACttgccaccaccaccatggtTTAAATTCTGCCAGTTCAACTTCAGCCGACGCACCCAGTTATTTCTTTAAAGGGTTCTTCTAAAGTCATTTCACGTGGTGTCTTTGCGGACTGGACTGAGCCACTTCTGCAGGCTCGTAAAATACATACACGGACACAAAAAAGGTGGGATAAAAGAGGCTACGTGCCAACACAATACAGCGCTTCACTATTGGATGGAGATGACAACAAACTGCCACAAACCCCTTTCTCCAGGAAATACGTCACGTTTACAGCCAAGTGCTTATTATTGTGTGCGCTTGATTTATGTCACCGCGGTCGGTTGTAGGGGTGGGTCCATGGTCCTAAAGCGCGTGTAAACTCTCACAAAATGCAATTCACTCTTTATCAGACATATACAGCTCACCTTAATTAACGAATGACACAGAATAGTTCGTGCCATGACAAATTAACTGATCAAATATAAGTTGTAGCATTAATGTTGCTAATAGTCACACAACAGATATTAATTATTTTTCTAGTAGGTTCGTCATAATTCAAAGCTCGTTACAGACGTTTTCATCGCCATTACAATTAGTTCATTGCTACAAATTACTTCCGGGGTGTGCCTGTGTAAATATCAAGCGTACCTTTTTTTCCAGCTAGCTGATGTTTTCCCGCTGTGTGTCGCCGCCATCTTGTGGCTGCGCGCTGAACTTACACACAGGAACCAAGCGGCACACCGTCCGGTAGGGGGGGCCATAACACACAGCTCCCAGTCTGACTCTAACCCGCACGGTTGTGTCTACCAGCCTGGTCTAAGTGAAAACCAGCCCGCTTCCAGCAGCTCCTTTGTTAACACGGGCCAAAGTTATCCCGGAATAAGGACAGCACGCATGTGCCGTCAACCCGGATGCAGTTACCTTGTACGCGTCTGTTCCCTATTCCTCCAAGTTATGACAAATTTGCTGTAAGAACGAACTGCATATTTTTTGTAGCACCGGTTGGACAAAAGCTATGACACCCCGAACCGAGTTAATCTTCCGTGACACGAATCAATCTGCGTGGATGTCACATGAGTGACAGCTTCACAACAATCTGTTTCCGCAGACCTGCACTTTGGATTCACGGTGAGCAAACACAAGTGGGTAAAAAATACCGCGTTCACATTTTCTGTGCTCACAAACTATGACTGTAACGACGCCAAGAATGCATTTATATCCCCACGTTGGCGCTGCTGAAGTTAAAATACTCTCTCCGTCTTCTGTGATCTCTGCTTGTGTTGCAGATTCACAATTCATCCTGTGAGTTAGATGATGGACTTTCGCGGCAGGAGGCATGAGCGGGGCAGCAACTGGACCGACCCGGAGATTGTGGAGCTGCTCCAGCTGTGGTCAGATGAGTCTGTCCAGATTGAACTGGAGAGCTCGTTGCGCAATCAGCGTGTGTTTGACCGCATAGCGCATATCCTGCGAGAGAAAGGCATCTACCGCACAGGTGACCAATGCAGGGAGAAGATCAAGAAGATGAAGCTGGAGTACCGCCGCATCAAGGACAACCACAAACTGAGGTCGTGGAAGTTCTATGACGTGATGGACAGGGTGTTGGCGAACAGACCGGCGATTACCTACAACTCTCTGGGTGGAGCTGTCATTGCTCAACAGGTGTTTCAGAGCGCAGGGGCGCCTGATGCATATCTGCAGGGAGTCCCAGCTGGCTCCTTTGGTCCTGCCTCCACAGGGGGGTTTCTCTTTGGCCAACCTCCTAAAACTGGAGACTCGTTGGATATTAAATGTGAAGATGTTGAGGAGAACATGCTGAACTCAGCCATTGCGCCACCTGAAATGTACTATGGATCTGGAGATGACCAGGAGACCGATGGCCAGTCTCTACTGGAACCAGAGGACACACTGGGGCGAGCAGAGAGCTCAACAAATGCAAGAATATCACCTACAGGTTGTCACTCAGAATACAAACATCTTTCTTACTGTAAACATCTGCACACAGCTTATTTGTCTTCCTTATGTCTCCAGGTTTTGGTGAGCTGAACCTTGCTGGCTCTGCTTCAGTTGCCACTCAGGCTGTtggtggtccagcagcagcGGACACATCTGACCAGCCCAGCAAAGAGACTTCTCGTCCTCCACCCTGTGTGAGACAGAGGAAGCGCCGGCGAGGAGGCAGAACATCATGGGGCCATGTGGGCAGTACATGCTGTGGTCAGAGGAGCCTGGATAAAGCCCTGGCCAGCTTCCTGAACTGGCAACAGTCTGCAGAGGAGCGCCTTATCTCCCTGGAGGAGGCCCGGCtggagagagagctgcaggcagaggagcGCAGGGAGCAGCGTGAGGAGAGGAGGGCGGAACAGGAGCGGCAGCATGAGCTCCGCCTCTTCAGCATGCTCAAGGGGGCGTTGTTTTCTGTCAGACAGGGAGCTCCAAACGCAGCACCAACTGACCCGTCCGTCTCAACCCTCGCTGATCTGTCAGCTTCCCTGATGACCACAGCTGACCCCGCCGTCTCATCACCTTTACCTCAGCCACCctcagaagctgctgcagctcacgaAACAACAATTTCACAACCCACATCTGTCCAGACCTGCAAACTGTCTCAGCAGGCTTTGGCAGTGCTGAGAGGTGTGGAAGCTCCTATTCATAGTGTCTACCTGTCTAAGCGTGGTAACAGCATCCGCCAGCATCAGGGCATTCTCCAGGAGGGCTTTGCCCAGTATCACCTGGACAAACACCACGACACAGACAACCCTGACGTAAGATGGCACAATGTACAGATGTAGGACTGTGtggcaaaataaaaatgatacagCTGagaatttgtattattttttcaGGGTATAATCAATATGGGCACCAGTGAGAACAAACTATGCTACGATCTCCTTCATGCACGAGTAAGTTCAGAGTTGTGTATACCTGTGATGCAATGCTTTAGAGTGCAGGGTTCCATGAGACATGTTCACATCTGTTTTTaatcttgttttattgaaaaataCATTTCCCTTTCTTCTACAGCTGACCAAGCCTGACATGCTACATGTTGACCCATCCTTGTTGCAGTATTCAGACTGGAGGGGACACACTTTGTAAGACATTAAGCACACTtgtaatttcatttttaatgagaaTCACATTTATTACGTGGCTTTTAGTAAAGCTATAACCTTTTGCAATTAACACTTGGATGACCTTTCCATTTTGCTCTTTTTCCAGCCTGAGGGAGGAAGTCGCAAAGTTCCTGACCCACTACTGCTGTGCGCCAAACCCACTGAAAGCTGACAATGTGAGTGTGGATTTTATTGTTGGAATGCAGCCACAATCATTTGAATACATTAAAGCCTGAGGGAGTTTAGGAAGCATATAAATagcagagataaaaaaaaatgtaacagcaTTCAGTTTCTCACGTTGTGTAGCAAGAACAGTACTGAAGTTCATTAACAGTGAAGTATTTACACTTTTTTCCACAATATAATACTGAGCTCTATATATCAACACATTATAATGAGTGTAGATAGGTGGCACTAAACAAATGTTAGaggctctgactccatgttaCTTCTTGAATAATCGTTTGCTTGTACACAAGAACacttaataatgataataatgataaaacacTGTAGAAGATGAAATGTTTTAAGATGGACAAATGCTGCATATAGGTCAAAGCCTTTTATTACCAATAGATCCAAATAATTTATCTAACTGGCTCACTAATTGGTTATAAAAAAAGTCAAAGTGCTCTAATTAAACTAACACTTTTCgatcaggaagctgaactctctccctgctctgccCCGTACACAAGAACTCTGACACCCCACCACACCACCACTCACTGAACTGTGGACACCCCAGTACCCCCACGCCCCCACCCCTTCCCTGTCTATGTTTCTCCctcacaaactcagtgcaccaGCTGCTGTAACCCTCCCCCTTTGTATCCTCTCTGCACCTCAGTCACTTTATTCTCAAATAAGCTGTATATAAATAACTGCACTGTTTGCACTATTAAAATCCTTTGCACTGTTCCTTAACTTTTGTttccttgtattttgtgtgtgcctttttGTAGGTACATATTTTGTATACCTTATTTACTATTTCTGTActttttttatactttattcTTATGTTTCTTGTTGTGGGTTTGAGATCAATGCAATTTCTCTTCATGTCCAGTACATATGGCAGTATTGACAATAAAGCTAACTTTGACTTTAACTAACACCATTTTTTAGATGACCAACTTACAGTGCGGATGTATCAAGTGGCTGTTTTAGTTGGGGGATGAATTGTGGTATATTTATCAGGCCTCCCTTTGTGTCTTAATTGGCTCTATTGAATAACACAGTGAATGTGTTTCCTCAGGTTGTGGTGATGAATGGCTGTGGTTCCCTCTTCTCATGTATTGCTGCTGTAATTTGCGACCCTAAaggttagtacacacacacagaacacacctGTCCTTGCTGTGTAGATATAAATATGTGTGGGCAAAAATAAGCAGAGATCTAACCTAGTTTTTTTCATTGCCTGTTAAGTATTAAAAATGATCACCAAATTAAACATACCAGAGTTATTCATACATAAGCTTAAAGAATACACAGTTATTAGAAAGCTTCATCAATTGTCTATTCTGTACAGCAAACACTTCATTTAAGCATAGCTCTTGCTTCATAACTAACTTAATATAAAATCACAAGCCTGTAATGTAGCCTATTTTCACCTATTTACAACCTATTTGTATCACTAACACAAAGTTAACCAT
This window of the Parambassis ranga chromosome 6, fParRan2.1, whole genome shotgun sequence genome carries:
- the accs gene encoding 1-aminocyclopropane-1-carboxylate synthase-like protein 1: MMDFRGRRHERGSNWTDPEIVELLQLWSDESVQIELESSLRNQRVFDRIAHILREKGIYRTGDQCREKIKKMKLEYRRIKDNHKLRSWKFYDVMDRVLANRPAITYNSLGGAVIAQQVFQSAGAPDAYLQGVPAGSFGPASTGGFLFGQPPKTGDSLDIKCEDVEENMLNSAIAPPEMYYGSGDDQETDGQSLLEPEDTLGRAESSTNARISPTGFGELNLAGSASVATQAVGGPAAADTSDQPSKETSRPPPCVRQRKRRRGGRTSWGHVGSTCCGQRSLDKALASFLNWQQSAEERLISLEEARLERELQAEERREQREERRAEQERQHELRLFSMLKGALFSVRQGAPNAAPTDPSVSTLADLSASLMTTADPAVSSPLPQPPSEAAAAHETTISQPTSVQTCKLSQQALAVLRGVEAPIHSVYLSKRGNSIRQHQGILQEGFAQYHLDKHHDTDNPDGIINMGTSENKLCYDLLHARLTKPDMLHVDPSLLQYSDWRGHTFLREEVAKFLTHYCCAPNPLKADNVVVMNGCGSLFSCIAAVICDPKDAILIPTPFYGVITEDLHLYSDVKLFHVPLDGEAVGEDGRPFHLTVRKLEEGLSRAKKEGIIIRAVILMNPHNPLAEIYTMKDMIAFLEFAKRNELHAIVDEVYMLTVFDESVTFRSVLSIDSLPDPQRTHVMWGMSKDFAMAGIRIGTLHTENRDLIEALAQLGSFHGIPGTSQHQVAQLLHDREWINKEFLPENRCRLKAAHSCLTRELIILGIPFLDRPAALYVWADLRKYLRESSFEEELSLWRCFLRHKVVLSCGQAFSCSTPGWFRIVFADQQHHLQLGLKRIREALKETEEKRISPDSHTVKDTSEEYTKSLKEDSADSNNAEIVNSTSSPKSKSSDQLKERDSPVPDTDPLAAEEFVLQDCQASKPTESLGSLIGTLRHQIRSSDWLEKNTPELSAGEDPEILDVFKALLQRARK